From Parasphaerochaeta coccoides DSM 17374, a single genomic window includes:
- a CDS encoding response regulator transcription factor: MYSLIIIDDEKELLEGLAHYFPWESIGFITVGAFSDAKSALAYCRDNPVDVVLTDIRMPFLSGLDLIKELRTHNPTPIFCVMSAYSDFEYAKQAIAFGVKEYLVKPLSFDDLRASFQKIHAHLDGTPVLLPSEYSHDETLPLISQTLAIIEKRLGTCSLQNIAGELNISASYLSRLFKKEVGQNFQEYLLKRKMDMAGKMLSGKVEYRNKEIARTLGYQDTQNFCRTFRRYFKTSPQQYRQENKT, from the coding sequence ATGTATTCGTTGATTATCATAGATGATGAAAAAGAACTTTTGGAAGGGCTCGCGCACTATTTCCCGTGGGAATCCATTGGTTTTATCACCGTCGGAGCTTTCAGTGATGCCAAGAGTGCCCTTGCATATTGCCGGGATAATCCGGTCGATGTAGTCCTGACGGACATCCGCATGCCTTTCCTTTCCGGTCTCGACCTGATCAAAGAACTCCGTACACACAATCCAACCCCAATATTCTGCGTCATGAGCGCCTACAGCGACTTTGAATATGCCAAGCAAGCCATTGCATTCGGCGTGAAGGAATACTTGGTCAAACCTCTATCTTTTGATGATCTCAGGGCCTCTTTCCAGAAAATCCATGCGCATCTTGACGGGACTCCCGTTCTCCTGCCCTCTGAATACAGTCATGATGAGACGCTTCCCCTGATCAGCCAGACCCTTGCCATCATTGAGAAGCGGTTAGGGACATGTTCGTTGCAGAACATTGCCGGAGAATTGAATATATCCGCCAGCTATCTGTCACGGCTTTTCAAGAAAGAGGTCGGACAAAACTTCCAGGAATACCTGCTCAAGAGGAAAATGGACATGGCCGGGAAGATGCTTTCCGGCAAGGTGGAATACAGGAACAAAGAAATAGCCCGGACACTCGGATATCAGGATACCCAGAATTTTTGCAGGACTTTCCGCAGATATTTCAAGACATCTCCACAGCAATACAGACAAGAGAACAAGACATGA
- a CDS encoding alpha-galactosidase, protein MKKTRICIIGGGSRLWAIQFMKDLAYNTTTHGSLVLYDIDKAAARNNVAVARQVFSVNKSEGRFQVEACDEIGEALSGCDLVVISIEPGKTECRYGDLVLPEEYGILQSVGDTTGPGGIMRARRALPIFFDFARQIEKYCPDAWVINYTNPMTLCTAALYHAFPGIKALGCCHEVFHTQNFLADGVSRWFSVPRPDRRDIKIDITGVNHFTFLTKATWQGNDLMPHLLELVSNPAIFTNRTAQALQRLKDEKWFDCDQIIGLSFFRDFGALGAAGDRHLAEFVPWFLTSDEDLHHYGVIRTPYDWRLRSAKEKREKVFKDDELVAELSDEEGVDIMRSLMGERTMVTNINFPNEGQINYLPVGRIVESNGVISQDSIRPLVSSAPPLAVQNLVRQVSDVQQMTLDAVVSGDDGLLFSAFLCDPLVNISRDKARELFDRMLKASALQY, encoded by the coding sequence ATGAAAAAGACCCGCATCTGCATCATCGGTGGAGGAAGTCGTCTTTGGGCAATACAGTTCATGAAGGACCTTGCGTACAATACCACGACGCACGGAAGCTTGGTTCTGTACGATATCGATAAGGCAGCGGCACGGAACAACGTAGCTGTCGCGCGTCAAGTGTTTTCCGTCAACAAAAGCGAAGGGCGATTTCAGGTTGAGGCATGCGATGAGATAGGCGAGGCTCTCTCTGGTTGTGATTTGGTGGTTATCTCAATTGAGCCAGGAAAGACTGAATGCCGTTACGGGGATCTGGTTCTGCCTGAAGAATATGGAATCTTGCAGTCCGTCGGAGATACCACCGGACCCGGCGGCATCATGCGTGCCCGCAGGGCATTACCGATTTTCTTTGATTTCGCCCGACAGATTGAGAAATACTGTCCTGATGCGTGGGTCATCAACTACACCAATCCTATGACCTTGTGTACTGCCGCGCTGTACCATGCCTTTCCTGGGATAAAGGCTCTCGGTTGCTGCCATGAGGTATTTCATACCCAGAACTTCCTTGCCGATGGAGTCTCCCGGTGGTTCTCCGTCCCCCGACCGGACCGCAGGGATATAAAGATTGACATTACGGGGGTAAATCACTTCACCTTCCTGACCAAGGCTACCTGGCAGGGCAATGACCTGATGCCCCATCTTCTTGAGCTTGTTTCCAATCCCGCGATATTTACCAACAGGACGGCACAGGCACTCCAGAGGTTGAAGGATGAGAAGTGGTTTGACTGCGACCAGATCATAGGTCTTAGTTTCTTTCGTGATTTCGGGGCATTGGGGGCTGCCGGGGATCGGCATCTTGCCGAGTTCGTCCCATGGTTCCTGACCAGTGACGAAGATCTTCATCACTATGGAGTGATTCGTACGCCTTATGATTGGCGGTTGCGTTCGGCCAAGGAGAAAAGGGAGAAGGTCTTCAAGGATGATGAGTTGGTGGCTGAGCTTTCTGATGAGGAAGGCGTGGACATCATGCGTTCCCTTATGGGTGAACGTACTATGGTAACCAATATCAATTTTCCCAACGAGGGTCAGATCAACTATCTGCCCGTGGGACGGATTGTGGAGAGCAACGGGGTAATCTCACAGGATTCCATCCGTCCTCTTGTCTCGTCAGCTCCTCCGTTGGCAGTCCAAAATCTGGTCAGACAGGTCAGTGATGTCCAGCAGATGACGCTTGACGCGGTTGTCTCCGGAGATGATGGATTGCTTTTCTCCGCTTTCCTCTGTGATCCTTTGGTGAACATTTCACGGGACAAGGCACGGGAATTGTTCGACCGGATGCTCAAAGCGTCCGCGTTGCAGTATTGA
- a CDS encoding ABC transporter ATP-binding protein — MTHIVSIRNLTKAFGTHEVIRNCTISVNEGEIYGFLGANGAGKTTVLKLIAGLLNPTSGRIEVCGMEHPGNREAILRNIGSLIEVPAFYEHLSATENLEIHLAYMGIQKADIEGTLNRVGLPGTSAQPVSQFSLGMRQRLGIARTIIHKPRLLLLDEPINGLDPMGIRDMRELFSSLAHEDGMTLMISSHILGEIEHIANTVGVIVDGAVVKEVAMDSIKKNYPEGLEDYFFTVMRGREAQ, encoded by the coding sequence TTGACACACATCGTATCCATCAGAAATCTCACAAAGGCCTTCGGAACCCATGAGGTCATCCGGAACTGCACCATCTCTGTGAATGAAGGAGAAATCTACGGCTTTTTAGGCGCGAACGGCGCGGGAAAGACCACGGTGTTAAAGCTAATTGCGGGGCTTTTGAATCCGACAAGCGGACGGATAGAGGTTTGCGGTATGGAACATCCCGGCAACAGGGAGGCAATCCTGAGAAACATCGGCAGTCTGATTGAGGTTCCCGCTTTTTATGAACATCTGTCCGCGACAGAGAATTTGGAAATCCACCTTGCCTATATGGGCATACAAAAGGCGGATATTGAAGGAACGCTCAATCGCGTAGGACTGCCCGGAACATCGGCACAGCCGGTTTCTCAGTTCTCATTAGGTATGCGCCAGAGGCTCGGAATCGCGCGCACGATTATCCACAAGCCGCGCCTCCTGCTTTTGGACGAGCCGATCAACGGGCTTGACCCGATGGGCATACGGGACATGAGAGAGCTGTTCTCGTCCCTTGCGCACGAGGACGGCATGACTCTGATGATATCAAGCCATATCTTAGGCGAGATAGAACATATCGCAAACACCGTCGGGGTAATCGTGGATGGCGCAGTCGTTAAAGAAGTCGCGATGGACTCCATAAAGAAAAATTACCCGGAAGGGCTGGAGGATTATTTCTTTACCGTCATGAGAGGGAGGGAAGCACAATGA
- a CDS encoding peptide ABC transporter substrate-binding protein → MKRIMTVLIGVLLVGALFVSCGGGSQAPATTTTTPAATTTPAATTPAPATTTPAPAAPAATATGEVVFRFNNVAEPESLDPHQIQGVPEHRLYMAIFEGLVVPDPVTAESIPGLAESWDISEDGKQYTFHLRKANWSDGVPITAHDFVWSWLRMLDPNTASPYAWFPAMFVKGAEEYNSGAAGADAVSIRALDDYTFQIDLIGPLPYVLGALEHYSFAVVPRHAIEKYGQDWIKPENFVGNGPYTLSEWIPQQYISVVPNKAYWDKDAVKLDKVIFYSIDDMTTSWNMYLNGEIDWLTNIPLDQVESAKMRNDYHVSPQISTYYYVFQTQKAPFNNPLVRKAFALSVDRQALVDRVIRQGQLPAWGIVPEMPGYEGLGEPQYDIALAQDLLAQAGYSNGIGFPKTSILYNTLDSHKAIAEFLQQEWKNNLGVTLELDNKEWATYLSERNAGNFQIARAGWVGDYQDPNTFLDMFITGAGMNGGKYSNDIYDLLINEAARMAAGADRFGVLQTAEDILINQDQALMPLYYYVSINMINTSIWGGWHMNPMDYHPVKDIYKK, encoded by the coding sequence TCCGGCTACCACTACCCCTGCTCCCGCAGCCCCTGCTGCTACAGCTACGGGTGAGGTCGTATTCCGGTTTAACAATGTCGCGGAGCCAGAATCCCTCGATCCTCACCAGATCCAGGGCGTTCCCGAACACCGCCTCTACATGGCGATCTTCGAAGGCTTGGTCGTTCCTGACCCTGTGACAGCAGAAAGCATCCCCGGCCTGGCCGAAAGTTGGGATATCTCCGAAGACGGCAAGCAATACACCTTCCATCTGCGCAAGGCTAATTGGAGCGATGGAGTTCCCATCACCGCCCATGACTTCGTATGGTCATGGCTCCGCATGCTTGACCCCAACACGGCTTCCCCTTATGCATGGTTCCCCGCCATGTTCGTCAAGGGAGCAGAGGAGTATAACTCCGGTGCTGCTGGAGCTGATGCTGTCAGCATCCGTGCGCTCGACGATTATACTTTCCAGATTGACCTGATCGGTCCCCTCCCCTATGTACTGGGAGCCCTTGAGCACTACTCCTTCGCGGTCGTACCTCGCCACGCCATTGAGAAGTACGGACAGGACTGGATTAAGCCGGAAAACTTCGTCGGAAATGGTCCCTACACCCTCTCCGAGTGGATTCCCCAGCAGTACATCTCCGTCGTCCCCAACAAGGCTTACTGGGACAAGGATGCCGTCAAGCTGGACAAGGTCATCTTCTACTCCATCGATGACATGACGACCTCCTGGAACATGTACCTGAACGGTGAGATTGACTGGTTGACCAACATTCCTCTTGACCAGGTCGAGAGTGCCAAGATGCGCAATGACTATCATGTCTCTCCGCAGATCTCCACCTATTACTATGTCTTCCAGACACAGAAGGCTCCGTTCAACAATCCGTTGGTCAGAAAGGCTTTCGCCCTTTCCGTTGACCGCCAGGCTCTTGTTGACCGTGTAATCCGCCAGGGACAGCTCCCCGCATGGGGCATTGTACCTGAGATGCCGGGCTATGAAGGTCTCGGTGAGCCTCAGTATGATATCGCTTTGGCGCAGGATCTTCTGGCACAGGCCGGATATTCGAACGGAATCGGATTCCCCAAGACGTCCATCCTTTACAACACTCTCGACAGCCACAAGGCTATCGCTGAGTTCCTGCAACAGGAATGGAAGAACAACCTGGGAGTCACGCTGGAGCTTGACAACAAGGAATGGGCGACCTACTTGTCCGAGAGAAATGCCGGCAACTTCCAGATTGCTCGTGCCGGATGGGTCGGTGACTACCAGGATCCGAACACCTTCCTTGACATGTTCATCACTGGCGCTGGCATGAACGGCGGCAAGTACTCCAATGATATCTACGACCTGCTGATCAATGAAGCGGCTCGCATGGCTGCCGGTGCTGATCGTTTTGGTGTTCTCCAGACTGCTGAGGACATCCTGATCAACCAGGATCAGGCTCTCATGCCGTTGTACTACTATGTATCCATCAACATGATTAATACGAGTATCTGGGGTGGATGGCATATGAACCCGATGGACTACCATCCGGTCAAGGACATTTACAAGAAGTAG
- a CDS encoding ABC transporter permease, with protein MTNLIKLELRRNKIRTYIFAALYITAGILGLLYLFAAMPYMETGDADMAEFVNYTEIMMSAAIVNTAAFCVLSAVMHSRFVIEEYRGSQAILLFSYPVSRKKVFLSKLALVSMTTIAGLIISNLIVFSVFLGMESVFSLVGDKVTSDLLAHLIILTVVTSALAAAIGVVSLSIGFRKKSSQATIVSAVVLMALFCSAISNIGVGGFLAVAIGIILLIAVIVTGGLVKKITHMEA; from the coding sequence ATGACGAACCTTATAAAACTGGAATTGCGGAGGAACAAGATTCGCACATACATCTTCGCGGCGCTTTACATTACGGCGGGCATACTCGGATTGCTGTATCTGTTCGCCGCCATGCCCTACATGGAGACGGGCGATGCGGACATGGCCGAGTTCGTCAACTACACCGAAATCATGATGTCCGCGGCAATCGTCAATACGGCGGCCTTCTGCGTCCTGTCCGCTGTCATGCACTCCCGGTTCGTGATAGAAGAATACAGGGGTTCGCAGGCCATACTGCTGTTCTCCTATCCCGTGAGCAGGAAGAAAGTGTTCCTGTCCAAACTGGCTCTTGTGAGTATGACTACGATAGCCGGATTGATTATCAGCAACCTGATTGTGTTCTCGGTATTCCTCGGAATGGAATCCGTGTTTTCGCTTGTCGGTGATAAGGTTACATCCGATCTGCTGGCGCACCTGATTATCCTGACTGTTGTCACGTCAGCTCTGGCTGCGGCAATCGGTGTTGTTTCTTTGTCAATAGGCTTTCGCAAGAAGTCTTCTCAGGCAACTATCGTATCTGCCGTTGTGTTGATGGCGCTCTTTTGTAGTGCTATTTCCAACATAGGTGTGGGTGGTTTTCTCGCCGTAGCTATCGGGATTATCCTGCTGATAGCCGTGATAGTGACCGGCGGATTGGTGAAGAAGATTACCCATATGGAGGCGTGA